Below is a genomic region from Geoglobus acetivorans.
GGTTGTATGCGTTTTATTTTGTGTTTTTATTTTTTAATGTTATTCTTGACAGTGCCCGTTAGAGTTTCCAGTTACGAGCCATTGTATCAGCATGTGGGGCTTTCCTCACACACTTTCCAAAATCATTCATATACTTCCTCACATGCTATGCGACTATGTTAGATCGAACCGACAGAGTAATGATCTTCATCGATGGCTCAAACCTGTTTCATGCCTGCAAAGCGTTCAGGCAGGGATTCAAAATAGATTACGAAAAGCTCAGAGATGCTCTTGCTGCTGGAAGGAAGATGATAAGGGCATACTTTTATGCCTCCTTCAATCCTGAAAATGAAGAAATAAAAGAGAGGCAAATCAGATTTTATAACGCTCTATAGGAGGAGGGTTTCCATGTTGTGACAAAACCATTGAGAAAAAGAAATGATGGTTTAATTGAGAAGGGCATAGACATTGCTTTGGCAGTAGACATGCTTTCTCTGGGTTTTCGCAAAGCCTATGATGTCGCCATACTGGTTAGCGGCGATGGGGACTTCATCCCTGCTGTGAAAGTAATTAAATCTCTGGGGCTGAGAGTCGAGGTTGCAATGTTCAGGAACGCTTTGAATCCAGATTTGAAAAGGATCGCGGATAGGTTTATAGCACTTGATGAACTGGCTGATAAAATTGAGAAGAAATAGCTCTTATTGCGGGTGGCCGGCCCAGCAGGGCAGGTCTACGAGGACCGTCCTGGGGGAACGCCCCCGCCACCCGCAGAGTTCTTATCAGAAATACTAACGATGCAACTGATATATATGGATTATGGTATATCATTGAGCATTTGAATATCCTTATTTATCATCTGAAGAGCTCAAATACTTCTCAGCCTCTTTTTCAAACTTCTCTTCCCCTGAAACGCCCTCACTGTAAACCCTTTCTTTCTATTTCTTCGAGCAGTTCGAGGATGCGTTTTCCTGTCGGTGTGAGGACATATACTTTCCTGCTCCTGCCTTTCCGTGTTTTACCAAGAGCTTTTCTCATAAACTCATTTTTTGTAAACCAGTCAGGACGATCGTTAAAATTTGATTTTGGAAAAGAACACACTTTGAAGGGCCTTGGATAGTTTATGGTGTGGGTGAAAATCCATAGTCAATGTCCTCCCGCGGAAGATAAGAAATTGAACCCCTCGGTTGAAGTCATCATGATAAAAAAGTCAGAGGTACTCGGCCTTCTTGAGGGTAAGGATCCGAACTTAAGGTAAGAGAGCCAGGGCCCGGATTCGAACCGGGGTAAAGCGGATCTGCAGTCCGCCGCATAGCCCCTCTGCCACCCTGGCCTACACAACACTGACAAGGAACGTTTATTTAAAAATTTTGGTCAGCCGAGAAACCTGTAGTTTCCTAAAATCATTTCCCACCATCAAACCACCTCCACGAATAACTCAATATTCTCTCAGGAGTCAACTTTCTCAAAAATGCTTTATAGGGAGTCTCCAGTTCATCTAAGTTGAGACTCATGTGGGGTCTTTTGTGATTGTACCACTCCATGAATTCATCTACTGTATCGAAATACTTGATTTTAGCTTCCAGCGTTCCATAGAACCTCTCTATCTTTCCATTCGTTTGTGGGTGATTCACCCTACCCACAATATGCTTAATTTCATTCTCTGCAAGGAATTTCTCAAATTTAGATACTCCTTTAGCCTTCTTCTCCCCTGCAGATGCGTAGAACTGAGTACCTCTATCCGTCAGGATTGATTCCGGCCTGCCATAATCATCCATGGCTTCTTTTAGCACTTTTATGGCATTCTCAGATGTTGCTTTATCAAATACTCCGTAACCAGTAATCAGACGGGAAGCATCGTCCAGATAAGCAATTATCCACTTCCCGTTATAGAAAAACCAGTCTGCATGCCATAATTCCATAGAGTGCTTTCTCTCATACCTTATCCACTTTTTACGCTTTTTCTTGTTCTTCTCCTCCTTAGCATAGCCGTTCATTCTCAACACTTCGTGTATTTTGTTCTTGCTTATTCTGTAACCTCTTTCCTTTAAGATTGTTTGGAGAACTACTGCATTACACCTGTACTCTTCATAGGCTTCTTTTATGGCTTCTATTTCTTCTTCTGATAGTTCTTTTTTAGGTCTACCTGGTTTCTTTGGCTTTGGTATTTCTCCAGTATCTTTGTATTGCTTGTAGATCTGATTTACTCTTCTTGGTGTTATGTTTTCGATCTCTGCTATCTCCTTTGTCGGTGTACCCTTCTCTTTCTCTCTGATAATCCATTTTATCGCTTTCTCGTCAAGTTTCACATGGGGGTTTGTTGAAGTGGGAAATAATTTCGGGAAAAGACAGGTGAGCATTCATACAGGATTTATACAGGCTGGAAAAAATCATGCAGTCCAGCACCAAAAGTAGCAGAAAATTTCGCTGCTCATCTTTTTCCGAAAAAGCAGAAGCCTAAAAGAATTAGTTTCCAAGAATTGCAACAAAAAAGATATGTCAGAGAATTACCGGGTTGCCTCAATCTCCAGAAACTGCCCAAAATCTTAAACAGGCATGAAACACGGACAACATATCAGAGGCAACATTTAAATCTGAGTGATTGAAGATTTGTTTCAGAGGGTCAAAAATGTACAAGTCATTTGAAATACAAAATTTCAGGTGTTTCAGAGAGTTTCACATAGACCAGCTAAGGAGAATTAACTTAATCGTTGGAATGAATAATGTCGGAAAAACTGCATTACTCGAGGCTTTGTTTATTCACTCCATCCTAACAAACAAAAAAGTAATGGATTCTGAAAGGTTTGTATATGGATCTCTAAAATATATACTCTCAAAACTCTGGCTACTGCGTGGCCTAACTCCACATAAGATGCCCAGTTTCAGACGAAAAACGGAAATAATGCTGGAATCACTGTTTTTTGATTTCGATACGGACAGAGAGATGACATTTAAAAGTACAGAATATGACAAAGAAGAGCATAAACTAACAATAAAAGTGCTGAAACATGCAGGAATTAAAGACTACGCACATATAGACTGGATATACGAACATCCACAGGCATTGGAAATTTCTTTCAATATATCTTCATATATTTACCCCTACCCTCCTGAAATAAACCACAAAGCGTCCATATCGCCAAACAGAACGATAGACTCCGTGGTTTTTCTGGCATCATCATACAGGCCAGATCCAACACTCGACTCAGAAAGACTTGGAAATCTCGAGGTGCAGGGAGAAGAAAATGTGATCGTGGATGCTTTAAAAATTATTGAACCTCGCTTAAAAAGACTTTTTGTCAGAGTTGTAGATGAAGTGCCTATAATCCATGGCGACCTCGGTTTTAGATCCAGAATACCGCTACCTTTGATGGGAGAAGGGATGGTCAAACTTTGTAGCATAATTCTGGCAATAGCAAATGCTAAGGACGGGGTAGTTCTAATAGATGAAATAGAAAATGGATTTCATTACTCCATTCAAAGCAAAGTATGGACAGCCATAGGAAAGGCAGCGGAAAGGTTCAACGTTCAGGTTTTCGCCACAACCCACAGCAGAGAATTTATTGTCGCAGCACACGAAGCATTTTC
It encodes:
- a CDS encoding IS481 family transposase yields the protein MKLDEKAIKWIIREKEKGTPTKEIAEIENITPRRVNQIYKQYKDTGEIPKPKKPGRPKKELSEEEIEAIKEAYEEYRCNAVVLQTILKERGYRISKNKIHEVLRMNGYAKEEKNKKKRKKWIRYERKHSMELWHADWFFYNGKWIIAYLDDASRLITGYGVFDKATSENAIKVLKEAMDDYGRPESILTDRGTQFYASAGEKKAKGVSKFEKFLAENEIKHIVGRVNHPQTNGKIERFYGTLEAKIKYFDTVDEFMEWYNHKRPHMSLNLDELETPYKAFLRKLTPERILSYSWRWFDGGK
- a CDS encoding AAA family ATPase; amino-acid sequence: MYKSFEIQNFRCFREFHIDQLRRINLIVGMNNVGKTALLEALFIHSILTNKKVMDSERFVYGSLKYILSKLWLLRGLTPHKMPSFRRKTEIMLESLFFDFDTDREMTFKSTEYDKEEHKLTIKVLKHAGIKDYAHIDWIYEHPQALEISFNISSYIYPYPPEINHKASISPNRTIDSVVFLASSYRPDPTLDSERLGNLEVQGEENVIVDALKIIEPRLKRLFVRVVDEVPIIHGDLGFRSRIPLPLMGEGMVKLCSIILAIANAKDGVVLIDEIENGFHYSIQSKVWTAIGKAAERFNVQVFATTHSREFIVAAHEAFSDDKYNFRLYRLERIGDEIEAIPYDKESLEAALEMDLEVR